The following are encoded together in the Longimicrobiaceae bacterium genome:
- a CDS encoding sigma-70 family RNA polymerase sigma factor — translation MAEAPSRRAQPAPDDDADDLRLVERVRAGDTEAFGLLVRRYSRRALSVAYRILDHPEDAEDLVQDAFIAALEKIDTLRGDRRFAPWFFRILINRGLNARKARWVRRTDEIPAHVTSPGVTPETHSARAELSAGVAVALAALPEPRRTIVKLFELEGFSGPEIAEILGLSPGTVRWHLFQARGALRETLGLFHD, via the coding sequence GTGGCTGAGGCGCCTTCGCGGCGCGCGCAGCCCGCGCCGGACGACGACGCCGACGACCTGCGCCTCGTGGAGCGTGTGCGCGCCGGCGACACCGAGGCCTTCGGCCTGCTGGTGCGCCGGTACTCGCGCCGCGCTCTCTCGGTGGCGTACCGCATCCTCGACCATCCCGAAGACGCGGAAGACCTGGTGCAGGACGCCTTCATCGCCGCGCTCGAGAAGATCGACACGCTGCGGGGCGACCGGCGGTTCGCGCCCTGGTTCTTCCGCATCCTCATCAACCGCGGCCTGAACGCCCGCAAGGCGCGCTGGGTGCGCAGGACCGACGAGATCCCGGCGCACGTGACCAGCCCCGGCGTCACACCCGAGACGCACTCGGCGCGCGCGGAGCTGAGCGCGGGGGTGGCGGTGGCCCTGGCGGCGCTGCCCGAGCCGCGCCGCACCATCGTGAAGCTGTTCGAGCTGGAAGGCTTCTCCGGCCCCGAGATCGCCGAGATCCTGGGCCTGTCGCCGGGCACCGTGCGCTGGCACCTCTTCCAGGCACGCGGCGCACTGCGCGAGACGCTGGGCCTGTTCCACGACTGA
- a CDS encoding CopD family protein, whose amino-acid sequence MLTEPLIEWSEAAGELAGFVGVFLAAGAVGFRYSALRGRLAPTGSAFEAERRVYGDAAKRAAVLGLVGALVMAARTAMALPGAAARAHTTLGGLVTGNLGAGLQVGCLVLALLGFALAAGRVRAGWMLAAVGVIAGTLRGIAQGQWSRMVNPVHELAAGLWIGTLFVLLVCGLAMVLRDEPVRARRGAIVADMVNAFSPLALVCGLVVVVFGLITAWNHLHRIDALWTTPYGWALIAKLVVVAFVFGLGAWNWRRQRPILGSEEGALALRRSARAELIAAGLVLLITAVLVSLPSPRAPGEGAGPEGPPPAGAPAPPPPGQS is encoded by the coding sequence ATGCTGACCGAGCCCCTGATCGAGTGGTCCGAAGCCGCAGGCGAGCTGGCCGGCTTCGTGGGTGTTTTCCTGGCCGCGGGCGCCGTGGGCTTCCGCTACTCCGCCCTTCGCGGCCGCCTGGCGCCCACCGGCTCCGCGTTCGAGGCAGAGCGCCGCGTCTACGGCGACGCGGCGAAACGCGCCGCCGTGCTGGGGCTGGTGGGCGCGCTGGTGATGGCCGCGCGCACCGCCATGGCGCTCCCCGGCGCCGCTGCTCGCGCGCACACCACGCTGGGCGGGCTGGTCACCGGCAATCTGGGCGCGGGCCTTCAGGTCGGCTGCCTGGTCCTCGCACTGCTGGGCTTTGCGCTCGCCGCCGGGCGCGTGCGCGCGGGGTGGATGCTGGCGGCCGTGGGCGTGATCGCCGGCACGCTGCGGGGAATCGCGCAGGGGCAGTGGTCGCGGATGGTGAACCCGGTGCACGAGCTTGCGGCGGGGCTGTGGATCGGGACGCTCTTCGTGCTGCTGGTGTGCGGCCTGGCGATGGTGCTGCGTGATGAGCCCGTGCGCGCGCGCCGCGGCGCCATCGTAGCCGACATGGTCAACGCCTTCTCGCCCCTCGCGCTGGTGTGCGGCCTTGTCGTGGTCGTCTTCGGCCTGATCACCGCGTGGAACCACCTGCACCGCATAGACGCGCTGTGGACCACGCCGTACGGGTGGGCGCTCATCGCCAAGCTGGTGGTGGTCGCCTTCGTGTTCGGGCTGGGTGCGTGGAACTGGCGTCGCCAGCGGCCCATCCTGGGCAGCGAGGAAGGTGCCCTCGCGCTCCGCCGCTCCGCCCGCGCGGAGCTGATCGCCGCCGGGCTGGTGCTCCTCATCACCGCCGTGCTCGTCAGCCTTCCGTCGCCGCGTGCGCCCGGTGAGGGCGCCGGGCCCGAGGGACCGCCTCCGGCAGGCGCTCCGGCTCCGCCACCGCCAGGCCAGAGCTGA